One Mycobacteroides abscessus ATCC 19977 genomic window carries:
- the ppk2 gene encoding polyphosphate kinase 2 has product MADQEKPNTSVTVDYAAELDELASLRGGISRTKEAKDAWKQGYPYDEKLSRKEYEKTKRKLQIELLKLQLWVKERGEKICIIFEGRDAAGKGGSIKRFTEHLNPRGARVVALEKPTSVEQTQWYFQRYTAHLPSGGEIVLMDRSWYNRAGVERVMGYCTPAQVAEFLREAPEYERMLVNSGTHLIKLWFSVSRKEQLARFEARRTDPVRHWKLSPTDLASLDKWDAYTEAKEAMFFYTDTDSAPWTVVKSNDKKRARLEAMRHVLSQFDYDNKDAAVVGTPDPLIVGPASAIFEEGEKAGSR; this is encoded by the coding sequence ATGGCCGATCAAGAGAAACCGAACACTTCAGTCACGGTGGACTACGCCGCCGAACTCGACGAACTCGCGAGCCTGCGTGGCGGTATCAGCCGCACCAAAGAGGCCAAGGACGCCTGGAAACAGGGCTATCCCTATGACGAGAAGCTCAGTCGCAAAGAGTATGAGAAGACCAAGCGCAAGCTGCAGATCGAGCTGCTGAAGCTGCAATTGTGGGTCAAGGAACGCGGCGAAAAGATCTGCATCATCTTCGAAGGCCGGGATGCCGCCGGGAAGGGCGGATCGATCAAGCGGTTCACCGAACATCTCAACCCCCGTGGCGCGCGCGTGGTGGCGCTGGAGAAACCCACCTCGGTGGAACAGACGCAGTGGTATTTCCAGCGGTACACCGCGCATCTGCCCAGCGGCGGCGAGATCGTGCTGATGGATCGCTCCTGGTACAACCGGGCGGGTGTCGAGCGAGTGATGGGTTACTGCACCCCCGCGCAGGTCGCCGAATTCCTGCGCGAGGCCCCGGAATATGAACGCATGCTGGTGAATTCGGGAACTCACCTGATCAAACTGTGGTTCTCGGTGAGCCGCAAGGAGCAATTGGCTCGCTTCGAGGCCCGCCGCACCGATCCTGTACGCCACTGGAAGCTCTCGCCGACAGACCTCGCGTCCCTGGATAAATGGGACGCCTACACCGAGGCCAAGGAGGCCATGTTCTTCTACACCGATACCGATAGCGCGCCGTGGACTGTCGTGAAGAGCAACGACAAGAAGCGTGCCCGGTTGGAGGCAATGCGGCACGTGCTTTCGCAATTCGACTACGACAACAAGGACGCAGCCGTCGTGGGCACCCCGGACCCGCTGATCGTCGGCCCGGCCTCGGCGATTTTCGAAGAGGGCGAGAAGGCCGGCTCGCGTTAG
- a CDS encoding pyridoxamine 5'-phosphate oxidase family protein: MTPDSQPVTLLEKYESWTLLSSAKLGRLVVVIDGKPEIFPINFVTQRGTVLFRTAEGTKLFGAVVSDQVLFEADDYNDIGGWSVVVRGAAQVLSTSVEIDEADGAGLYPWIPTLKLHYVRIIPAQITGRRFVFGREPDGGHVPG, encoded by the coding sequence ATGACGCCCGATTCGCAACCCGTGACCCTGCTGGAAAAGTACGAAAGTTGGACCCTGTTGTCCAGCGCCAAGTTGGGGAGGCTGGTGGTGGTGATCGACGGTAAGCCCGAGATCTTCCCCATCAATTTCGTGACCCAGCGCGGTACCGTCCTATTTCGAACAGCGGAGGGCACCAAGCTTTTTGGTGCGGTGGTCAGCGACCAGGTGCTCTTCGAGGCGGACGACTACAACGATATCGGCGGCTGGAGTGTTGTTGTGCGCGGCGCCGCGCAGGTGCTCAGCACCTCGGTCGAGATCGACGAAGCCGATGGCGCCGGACTGTATCCGTGGATCCCGACCCTGAAACTGCATTATGTGCGGATCATTCCGGCACAGATCACCGGCCGCCGGTTCGTGTTCGGGCGTGAACCGGACGGCGGTCACGTGCCGGGCTAG
- the ctaD gene encoding cytochrome c oxidase subunit I, translating into MATSSVELTASRPFPPRVGPKGSLIYRLVTTTDHKLIGIMYLVTCFAFFMVGGLMALLIRAELTTPGLAFLSNEQYNQLFTMHGTAMLLFYATPIVFGFANVVLPLQIGAPDVAFPRLNALSFWLFLFGALIALAGFITPGGAADFGWTAYTPLSDAIHSPGAGGDLWILGVAVGGLGTILGAVNMITTIVCMRAPGMVMFRMPIFTWNILVVSVLVLLVFPLLAAAAIGLEADRRLGAHLYDPANGGVLLWQHLFWFFGHPEVYVLALPFFGVVSEIFPVFSRKPIFGYTTLVFATLGIGALSIAVWAHHMYATGAVLLPFFSFMTFLIAVPTGIKFFNWIGTMWKGQLTFETPMLFSIGFLVTFLFGGLTGVLLAAPPIDFHVTDSYFVVAHFHYTLFGTIVFASFAGVYFWFPKMTGRLLDERLGKFHFWLTFIGFHATFLVQHWLGNEGMPRRYADYLPTDGFTALNIVSTVGAFILGSSMLPFVWNVFKSYRYGEVVTVDDPWGYGNSLEWATSCPPPRHNFTELPRIRSERPAFELHYPHMVERMRAEAHVGH; encoded by the coding sequence GTGGCTACATCATCTGTCGAGCTGACGGCAAGTCGTCCTTTTCCCCCGCGCGTAGGGCCTAAAGGCTCTCTTATCTACCGGCTTGTTACCACCACCGATCACAAGTTGATCGGCATCATGTATCTGGTCACATGTTTCGCCTTCTTCATGGTCGGTGGCTTGATGGCGCTGCTCATCCGCGCCGAGCTCACCACGCCGGGGCTGGCATTCCTCTCCAATGAGCAGTACAACCAGCTGTTCACCATGCACGGCACCGCGATGCTGTTGTTCTACGCCACGCCGATCGTGTTCGGCTTCGCCAATGTGGTGCTGCCGCTGCAGATCGGCGCCCCCGACGTCGCCTTCCCACGACTGAACGCACTCTCGTTCTGGCTGTTCCTATTTGGTGCGCTCATCGCACTGGCCGGATTCATCACACCCGGCGGTGCCGCCGACTTCGGCTGGACCGCCTACACGCCGCTCTCCGACGCCATCCACTCTCCGGGTGCGGGCGGCGACTTGTGGATCTTGGGCGTCGCGGTGGGCGGTCTGGGCACCATTCTGGGCGCGGTAAACATGATCACCACCATCGTGTGCATGCGTGCGCCCGGCATGGTGATGTTCCGGATGCCGATCTTCACCTGGAACATCCTGGTGGTCAGCGTGCTGGTGCTGTTGGTGTTCCCGCTGCTGGCAGCCGCGGCCATCGGACTGGAGGCGGATCGCCGGCTCGGGGCACATCTGTACGACCCCGCCAACGGCGGGGTTCTGCTGTGGCAGCATCTGTTCTGGTTCTTCGGACACCCGGAGGTCTACGTGCTGGCCCTACCATTCTTCGGAGTCGTGTCGGAGATCTTCCCGGTGTTCAGCCGCAAGCCGATCTTCGGTTACACCACGCTGGTCTTCGCCACCCTGGGAATCGGAGCGCTGTCGATCGCGGTGTGGGCGCACCACATGTACGCGACCGGCGCGGTGCTGCTGCCGTTCTTCTCCTTCATGACGTTCCTGATCGCGGTTCCCACCGGTATCAAGTTCTTCAACTGGATCGGCACCATGTGGAAGGGGCAACTGACCTTCGAGACCCCCATGCTGTTCTCGATCGGCTTCCTGGTGACGTTCCTCTTCGGCGGCCTGACCGGTGTCCTTCTCGCCGCTCCCCCAATAGATTTCCACGTCACCGATTCGTACTTCGTGGTGGCGCATTTCCACTACACCTTGTTCGGCACCATTGTGTTCGCAAGTTTCGCCGGGGTGTACTTCTGGTTCCCAAAGATGACGGGCCGCCTGCTCGACGAGCGCCTGGGCAAGTTCCACTTCTGGCTGACCTTCATCGGCTTCCACGCCACGTTCCTGGTGCAGCACTGGCTGGGTAACGAGGGCATGCCCCGCCGGTACGCCGACTACCTGCCCACCGACGGCTTCACGGCGCTGAACATCGTGTCCACGGTCGGCGCTTTCATCCTCGGGTCGTCGATGCTGCCGTTCGTCTGGAATGTGTTCAAGAGCTACCGCTACGGCGAGGTTGTCACGGTCGACGATCCGTGGGGCTACGGCAACTCCCTGGAGTGGGCCACCAGCTGCCCGCCACCGCGGCACAATTTCACCGAGCTGCCCCGAATCCGTTCGGAACGTCCGGCATTCGAGCTGCACTATCCACACATGGTCGAACGCATGCGCGCCGAGGCGCACGTCGGGCACTAG
- a CDS encoding NAD(P)-dependent oxidoreductase, giving the protein MSTIAVIGLGAMGKAMADNLVQAGHQVSVWNRSPAPVAELAAVGARPLDSVAQAFDSGVVFSVLADDHAVTETLLTPEVLAAGHGALHVNLATVSARLADRATALHDEHGVGYVAAPVFGRVPVAQAGQLQVLAAGAAAQIDKAQSFFDVIGARTWRLGDAPRQANVVKIIGNFLIASAIQSLSEAVSMAERSGVDSALLVELLTSTLFQGPAYSSYGKLIATSAYEPAGFTTTLGRKDVGLALEVAADTGLRLPFGEILRTVFDEALAGGHANLDWSSIADLQRARDAE; this is encoded by the coding sequence ATGAGCACAATTGCCGTCATCGGACTGGGAGCCATGGGAAAGGCCATGGCAGACAATCTCGTTCAGGCAGGACATCAGGTATCCGTGTGGAACCGCTCACCCGCTCCCGTCGCAGAGCTCGCAGCGGTCGGCGCCCGCCCATTGGATTCCGTGGCACAGGCCTTCGACTCCGGTGTGGTTTTCTCGGTACTGGCCGATGACCACGCGGTGACGGAGACGTTGTTGACCCCAGAGGTCCTCGCGGCCGGGCATGGTGCGCTGCACGTGAACCTGGCCACCGTCAGCGCCCGGCTGGCCGATCGGGCGACGGCATTGCACGACGAGCACGGCGTGGGATACGTCGCGGCACCGGTGTTCGGCCGCGTCCCCGTCGCGCAAGCCGGACAGTTACAGGTATTGGCGGCGGGTGCGGCCGCACAGATCGACAAGGCTCAATCGTTCTTCGACGTCATCGGGGCGCGTACGTGGCGATTGGGCGATGCCCCACGGCAAGCCAATGTCGTCAAGATCATCGGAAATTTCCTCATCGCATCGGCCATCCAGTCGTTGAGTGAGGCCGTCAGCATGGCGGAACGCTCCGGAGTGGACTCCGCACTGCTGGTGGAACTGTTGACCAGCACCCTGTTTCAGGGACCCGCCTACAGCAGCTACGGCAAGCTCATCGCCACCTCGGCCTACGAACCAGCCGGATTCACAACCACCCTGGGCCGCAAGGATGTCGGTCTGGCATTAGAGGTGGCCGCGGATACCGGGCTGCGGCTCCCGTTCGGCGAGATCCTGCGAACGGTTTTCGATGAGGCACTCGCGGGCGGACACGCCAACCTGGACTGGTCCTCCATCGCCGACCTACAGCGGGCGCGCGACGCAGAGTGA
- a CDS encoding VOC family protein — translation MSVNHVGITVPDIAAAIDWYRDVFGFECVMGPRTLEPGPAGELPPGLDARFGQARMAGLQTANGVGVELFEFIDPVTDPPPEVPVEYTRRGTWHLCLTVSDVERQTRSVAAAGGRVITAPRRVVSGRPWTMSYLTDPWGTVIELMSHDYTDIFTHWPTETGAHS, via the coding sequence ATGTCCGTCAACCACGTCGGGATCACCGTGCCCGATATCGCAGCGGCAATCGACTGGTACCGCGATGTGTTCGGCTTCGAGTGCGTCATGGGGCCACGCACCCTCGAACCCGGCCCGGCCGGCGAACTGCCGCCGGGGCTGGACGCCCGATTCGGCCAGGCTCGAATGGCCGGCCTACAGACGGCGAACGGCGTGGGCGTCGAACTCTTCGAATTCATCGATCCCGTGACCGATCCACCGCCGGAGGTACCCGTCGAGTACACCCGGCGCGGCACCTGGCATCTGTGCCTGACGGTTTCCGATGTCGAGCGACAGACGCGATCTGTCGCCGCTGCCGGCGGCCGGGTGATCACCGCGCCACGACGGGTCGTGTCGGGTAGACCATGGACCATGTCCTATCTGACCGACCCGTGGGGCACGGTCATCGAATTGATGAGCCACGACTACACCGACATCTTTACCCATTGGCCCACCGAAACAGGAGCACACTCATGA
- a CDS encoding CGNR zinc finger domain-containing protein has product MAGAIREARSMFRLDNAVLAFRFTATVIDRAGAATERLIDPDRLWLWLRANGLDFSGARLTDADLVSAKELRESIHRAGTAVADGERIDPEILRVLNTFSRSGNPHRVFEGPDAGWQGAGVADALSVIAANAIETLGGPDRDRVKTCADEHCHGLYVDTSRANNRRWCNMNTCGNRAKKAALGRRG; this is encoded by the coding sequence ATGGCTGGTGCGATCCGGGAGGCGCGGTCGATGTTCCGTCTGGACAACGCGGTGCTGGCCTTCCGGTTCACTGCGACGGTGATTGATCGTGCCGGCGCGGCGACCGAGCGACTTATCGATCCGGACCGTCTGTGGTTGTGGTTGCGGGCTAATGGGTTGGACTTCTCCGGCGCCAGGTTGACCGATGCTGATCTGGTGTCCGCCAAAGAACTGCGCGAGAGCATCCATCGTGCGGGCACCGCGGTGGCGGATGGTGAGCGGATCGACCCGGAGATACTTCGGGTACTGAATACGTTCTCCCGCAGCGGAAATCCGCACAGAGTGTTCGAGGGTCCGGACGCGGGCTGGCAGGGCGCGGGCGTCGCGGACGCGCTCTCGGTGATTGCGGCCAATGCGATCGAGACGCTAGGCGGTCCCGATCGCGATCGCGTGAAGACGTGCGCGGACGAGCACTGCCATGGCCTGTATGTCGATACCAGCCGGGCCAACAATCGGCGCTGGTGCAACATGAACACCTGCGGGAACAGGGCCAAGAAGGCGGCGCTGGGCCGCCGGGGCTAA
- a CDS encoding GTP-binding protein gives MTTAQLLPVTVLSGFLGAGKTTLLNHILANTEGRRVAVIVNDMSEVNIDAALVAGTGHLDRTEERLVELTNGCICCTLREDLIEAVGNLARQNRFDQLVIESTGISEPMPVAASFTWEFEDGTSLGQVARLDTMVTVVDASTFLPELARGESLADREMAAANGDGRSIADLLTDQVEFADVLILNKVDLVNERTLGMVETLLRRLNPTATIVRSTAGVVDLDLVLQTGLFDPDLAAQTPGWDEEIADGHTPETEEYGISSMTFRSDRPFHPHRLNTALENMQGLLRSKGFCWIASRDDIAAIWSQAGPNLTIEPAQFWHSTEIAPGQEIVFIGVRLDRPRVQHLLESAVLTDDELAGGPELWRSFTDPLPAWGVMHAH, from the coding sequence GTGACCACAGCCCAGCTTCTCCCCGTAACCGTGCTCTCCGGATTTCTTGGCGCCGGAAAAACCACCCTGCTCAACCACATCCTGGCCAACACCGAGGGACGCCGTGTCGCGGTGATCGTCAACGATATGAGCGAGGTGAACATCGACGCCGCCCTCGTTGCGGGCACCGGCCACCTGGACCGCACCGAGGAGCGGCTCGTCGAGCTCACCAACGGCTGCATCTGCTGCACCTTGCGCGAGGATCTGATCGAAGCCGTCGGAAACCTGGCCCGACAGAACCGATTTGACCAGCTCGTTATCGAGTCGACCGGAATCTCCGAGCCCATGCCGGTGGCCGCGTCGTTCACCTGGGAATTCGAGGATGGGACCAGCCTGGGACAGGTCGCACGACTGGACACCATGGTGACGGTCGTTGACGCGTCCACCTTTCTCCCCGAGCTGGCCCGCGGCGAGTCGCTCGCCGACCGGGAGATGGCCGCCGCGAATGGCGACGGACGCTCCATCGCCGACCTACTCACCGACCAGGTGGAATTCGCCGACGTCCTGATCCTCAACAAGGTGGACCTGGTGAACGAGCGGACGCTCGGAATGGTGGAAACTCTGCTGCGCCGGCTCAATCCCACGGCGACGATCGTGCGGTCCACCGCTGGCGTCGTCGACCTGGACCTGGTGCTACAGACCGGATTGTTCGATCCCGACCTCGCCGCCCAGACGCCCGGCTGGGATGAGGAAATCGCCGACGGGCACACCCCCGAAACCGAGGAATACGGCATCAGCAGCATGACCTTCCGCTCGGATCGCCCGTTCCATCCGCACCGCCTCAACACGGCGCTGGAAAACATGCAGGGACTACTACGCAGCAAGGGGTTCTGCTGGATCGCGAGCCGCGACGATATCGCCGCGATCTGGTCGCAAGCCGGCCCCAACCTGACCATCGAACCCGCTCAGTTCTGGCACAGCACCGAAATCGCACCCGGGCAGGAAATTGTTTTCATCGGCGTCCGCCTGGACCGGCCCCGCGTACAACATCTCCTGGAATCCGCGGTACTCACCGACGACGAACTCGCCGGGGGGCCCGAGCTGTGGCGTAGCTTCACCGATCCCCTCCCCGCCTGGGGCGTCATGCACGCTCATTAG